The proteins below come from a single Eptesicus fuscus isolate TK198812 chromosome 5, DD_ASM_mEF_20220401, whole genome shotgun sequence genomic window:
- the C2CD4A gene encoding C2 calcium-dependent domain-containing protein 4A, with the protein MWCLERLGLGPERLLRGGNGRLQGWARRTTANTPAQCANVLTPDRIPDFCIPPRFAPCPVLAAHRDSWVKKAGTDDGAGRTDWDPRSQAALSLPHLPRARTAYGFCTLLESPHTRRKESLFLGDPGAPALLQPPVLRPRAHTYGGSGDAPLWSRFTPPAALGGSRPPRNALVPQPRGHRPLRAPKGLLSRALQARRSHGLARTRSVSSGDLDGERCSSSASRSASPPSDSGSRPEFLEAEGTVALGRAGGALRLAAEYSPASGHLRLRLLRPEGPTGGASDPCAVGCRVSLVLQPPGKTRQQRSAVVRRSRKAVFDQDFCFDGLSEDEVRRLAVRVKAEAKGRGLKRGRLLGQGELLLGSLLLL; encoded by the coding sequence ATGTGGTGCCTGGAGCGGCTCGGCTTAGGTCCGGAGCGCCTCCTGCGGGGCGGGAACGGACGTCTCCAGGGTTGGGCCAGAAGAACCACTGCCAACACGCCCGCCCAGTGTGCAAACGTGCTCACCCCAGACCGCATCCCAGATTTCTGCATCCCCCCACGATTCGCGCCCTGCCCCGTGCTGGCTGCACACCGGGACTCGTGGGTTAAAAAAGCAGGAACTGACGACGGCGCGGGGCGCACGGACTGGGACCCGCGCTCACAGGCCGCGCTCTCGCTGCCTCACCTGCCCCGCGCGCGCACCGCCTACGGCTTCTGCACACTCCTGGAGAGCCCGCACACCCGCCGCAAGGAGTCGCTCTTCCTCGGGGACCCCGGAGCCCCGGCGCTCCTGCAGCCGCCTGTGCTCCGCCCGCGGGCCCACACCTACGGCGGCAGCGGAGACGCCCCCCTCTGGTCCCGCTTCACCCCACCCGCAGCACTCGGCGGCTCCCGCCCGCCCCGGAACGCGCTCGTCCCGCAGCCCCGCGGCCACCGCCCCCTGCGCGCCCCCAAAGGGCTGCTGAGCCGCGCGCTGCAGGCCCGGAGGAGTCACGGCCTGGCCCGCACCCGCTCGGTGTCCAGCGGGGACCTGGACGGGGAGCGCTGCTCCAGCTCGGCGTCCCGCTCCGCGTCCCCTCCGTCGGACTCCGGCTCGCGACCCGAGTTCCTGGAGGCCGAGGGCACCGTGGCCCTGGGTCGCGCCGGCGGCGCCCTGCGCCTGGCCGCCGAGTACAGTCCGGCCAGCGGGCACCTGCGCCTCCGGCTGCTCCGCCCCGAGGGCCCGACCGGAGGAGCCTCAGACCCCTGCGCCGTGGGCTGCCGCGTCAGCCTGGTCCTGCAGCCGCCCGGCAAGACGCGCCAGCAGCGCAGCGCCGTGGTCCGGCGGAGCCGCAAGGCCGTCTTTGACCAGGACTTCTGCTTCGACGGGCTGTCGGAGGACGAGGTGCGCCGCCTGGCCGTGCGCGTCAAGGCCGAGGCCAAGGGCCGCGGCCTGAAGCGGGGCCGCCTGCTGGGCCAGGGCGAGCTGCTGCTGGGCTCCCTGCTGCTGCTCTGA